One Centroberyx gerrardi isolate f3 chromosome 2, fCenGer3.hap1.cur.20231027, whole genome shotgun sequence DNA window includes the following coding sequences:
- the rapgef1b gene encoding rap guanine nucleotide exchange factor 1b isoform X3, whose product MSGKIESKQDSQRSHLSSFTMKLMDKFHSPKIKRTPSKKGKQLQPEPAVKSTEKPVNKKVSRLEEQEKEVVSALRYFKTIVDKMVVEKKVLEMLPGSASKVLEAILPLVQVEARIQHSSALSSCHNRVYQSLANLIRWSDQVMLDGIDLEDKENVVAVTSVIKAVLDGVKELVKLTIEKQEQPSPTTPNKPAPSATAAESASSEMPLIDREQEISNKAAPAATPAEAASDIPDEDVAPPKPPLPEAKMAELSPPPALPPKKRQSAPSPTRVAVVAPMSRGSSLPCSVHRQQQDYEQEFLQRRFSGGSQSYGGDSPRLSPCSSMGKLSKSDEQLSSLEQDSGQCSRNTSCETLDNTENYDPDYDFLHQDLSVGDNLPPAPVGGCLSPLPESHSESSSPVPGQHPSHPRFSAPPPQQVPEYWSPQPNQMNPLHSSRISAPPALPQKKRRSTQVSPFPDGSSGSRVLYERYPSQYDNLSEEELHPTPPFPLFTPISPMPQTNGGVFVAQYMASENADVPASPPPLPEKKSKHILQYMQFVEDYSEPQPSVFYQTPQSESIYEQRNKRFQEVYGFNDSFSSTDSVHEPLLPPALPPKQRQLSESANDEGGEGEYVNLYSSSQANGELPLSLRETITADDVLQDPAPQMPSSNSKEALDKERRQKSTESAGSDEEEVDELSLIDHKEIMSRITLKQENDDGPDVRAGSGDILLVHATETDRKDLVLYCEAFLTTYRTFITPEDLIKKLHYRYTRFCHSPDTFKKRVSKNTFFVLVRVVDELCLVELTEDILKQLMDLVFRLVCNGELSLARVLRKNILDKVEQKKLLRYTNSLKPLAARGVSARPGTLHDFRSHEIADQLTLLDAELFYKIEIPEVLLWAKEQNEEKSPNLTQFTEHFNNMSYWVRSLIIQQEKAQDREKLLLKFIKIMKHLRKLNNFNSYLAILSALDSAPIRRLEWQKQTSEGLEEYCTLIDSSSSFRAYRAALAEVEPPCIPYLGLILQDLTFVHLGNPDLIDGKVNFSKRWQQFNILDSMRRFQQVHYELKRNDDIVSFFNDFSDHLAEEALWELSLKIKPRNITRRKTDREEKT is encoded by the exons ACTCGCAACGGTCCCATCTGTCCTCCTTCACCATGAAGCTGATGGACAAGTTCCACTCTCCCAAGATCAAGAGGACTCCGTCCAAGAAGGGCAAGCAACTGCAGCCCGAGCCAGCAGTCAAGAGCACCGAGAAACCTGTcaacaag AAGGTGAGTCggctggaggagcaggagaaggaggtggtCAGCGCCCTGCGTTACTTCAAGACAATCGTGGACAAAATGGTGGTGGAGAAGAAGGTGCTGGAGATGCTGCCAGGCTCGGCCAGCAAGGTACTGGAAGCCATCCTGCCTCTGGTTCAGGTCGAGGCCAGGATACAGCACAG CTCGGCGCTGTCTTCCTGCCATAACCGTGTGTACCAGAGTCTGGCCAACCTTATCCGCTGGTCAGACCAGGTGATGCTGGATGGCATTGACTTGGAGGACAAGGAAAACGTGGTGGCCGTCACCAGTGTCATCAAAGCAGTGCTGGACGGAGTAAAG GAATTGGTGAAACTGACCATAGAGAAACAGGAGCAGCCATCACCGACCACCCCTAACAAACCAGCACCATCTGCTACCGCGGCGGAGAG TGCGTCATCAGAGATGCCCTTGATAGATCGGGAGCAGGAGATCTCGAATAAGGCGGCTCCCGCAGCGACGCCTGCAGAGGCTGCCTCTGACATACCAGATGAGGACGTCGCCCCTCCCAAACCTCCCCTTCCTGAGGCCAAGATGGCGGAGCTCAG TCCTCCACCAGCCCTGCCCCCGAAGAAGCGCCAGTCCGCCCCTTCACCCACCCGGGTGGCAGTGGTCGCCCCTATGAGCCGCGGCTCCAGCTTGCCCTGCAGTGTACACAGACAG CAGCAGGACTATGAGCAGGAGTTCCTTCAGAGGCGTTTCTCCGGGGGGAGCCAGTCATATGGGGGTGACTCCCCGCGCCTCTCCCCATGCAGCAGCATGGGGAAGCTCAGCAAGTCTGATGAACAGCTCTCTTCCCTGGAGCAGGACAGCGGCCAGTGCTCTCGCAACACCAGCTGTGAGACTCTTG ACAACACAGAGAACTACGACCCAGATTACGACTTCCTCCACCAGGACTTGTCAGTGGGGGACAACCTGCCCCCCGCCCCAGTGGGAGGGTGCCTGAGCCCCCTGCCTGAGTCTCACAGCGAGTCCTCTTCCCCTGTCCCCGGACAGCATCCCTCACATCCCCGCTTCAGTGCTCCTCCACCCCAGCAGGTCCCAGAATACTGGAGCCCCCAGCCCAATCAAATGAACCCCTTACACTCATCCCGTATTAGCGCACCTCCTGCCCTGCCCCAGAAGAAGCGGCGCAGCACCCAGGTCTCGCCCTTCCCTGACGGGAGCAGCGGGTCGCGGGTGCTGTACGAGCGTTACCCCTCCCAATACGACAACTtgtcagaggaggagctgcaccCTACGcctcccttccccctcttcACGCCCATCTCGCCCATGCCCCAGACCAACGGGGGCGTGTTTGTTGCCCAGTACATGGCCAGCGAGAATGCAGATGTCCCCGCCAGCCCACCGCCACTGCCAGAAAAGAAGAGCAAACACA tcctccagtaCATGCAGTTTGTGGAAGACTACTCCGAGCCGCAGCCCTCCGTCTTCTACCAGACGCCACAGAGCGAGAGCATCTACGAGCAGCGCAACAAGCGCTTCCAGGAGGTCTACGGCTTCAACGACTCCTTCAGCAGCACTGACTCGGTCCATGAGCCGCTGCTGCCCCCGGCCTTGCCCCCCAAACAACGGCAGCTG AGCGAGAGCGCGAATGACGAGGGCGGGGAGGGGGAGTACGTGAACCTGTACTCATCCAGCCAGGCCAATGGGgagctgcctctctccctcaga GAGACAATCACGGCTGACGATGTACTTCAAGACCCCGCCCCTCAGATGCCCTCCTCCAATAGCAAAGAGGCTCTGGACAAGGAAAG GAGGCAGAAGTCAACAGAGTCGGCTGGGAGTGAcgaggaggaggtggacgaGCTCTCCCTCATAGACCACAAGGAGATCATGAGCAGAATAACACTAAAACAAGAA aaTGACGATGGCCCTGACGTTCGTGCTGGATCAGGAGATATTCTGTTAGTCCACGCCACAGAAACAGACCGCAAAG ATCTTGTTTTGTACTGTGAAGCCTTTCTCACTACATATAGGACATTTATAACCCCCGAGGACCTCATTAAGAAGCTACACTACAG ATATACTAGGTTCTGCCACAGTCCGGATACCTTCAAAAAGCGAGTCAGCAAAAACACATTCTTTGTGCTGGTTCGTGTGGTGGATGAGCTGTG cctggTGGAGTTGACAGAAGACATCCTGAAACAGCTGATGGACCTGGTCTTCAGGCTGGTGTGTAACGGCGAGCTCAGCCTGGCCCGCGTTCTCCGCAAGAACATCCTGGACAAGGTGGAGCAGAAGAAGCTGCTGCGCTACACCAACTCCCTGAAGCCACTCGCTGCCCGTGGCGTCTCTGCCAG GCCTGGAACTCTCCACGACTTCCGCAGTCATGAGATCGCCGATCAGCTCACTCTTCTTGATGCCGAACTCTTCTACAAAATCGAG ATTCCTGAGGTGCTGCTTTGGGCCAAGGAGCAGAATGAGGAGAAGAGTCCCAACCTGACTCAGTTCACAGAGCACTTTAACAATATGAGCTATTG GGTGCGCTCTTTGATAATTCAACAGGAGAAAGCCCAGGACCGAGAGAAGCTGCTTCTCAAGTTCATCAAGATCATGAAG CACTTAAGAAAGTTGAATAACTTCAACTCCTACTTGGCAATACTGTCCGCCTTGGACTCGGCCCCCATCCGGAGACTGGAGTGGCAGAAACAGACCTCAGAG GGATTGGAGGAATATTGCACATTGATTGACAGCTCCTCGTCCTTCAGAGCATACAGAGCTGCTCTGGCTGAGGTGGAGCCTCCATGCATCCCATACCT GGGTCTCATTCTCCAGGACCTGACCTTTGTCCACCTGGGGAACCCTGACCTCATTGACGGGAAGGTCAATTTCTCCAAACGTTGGCAGCAGTTCAACATTCTGGACAGCATGCGGCGCTTCCAGCAAGT GCATTATGAGCTGAAGCGCAACGACGACATTGTGTCCTTCTTCAACGACTTCAGTGACCACCTGGCGGAGGAGGCCCTGTGGGAGCTCTCCCTGAAGATCAAACCCAGGAACATCACCAGGCGCAAGACGGACCGCGAGGAGAAGACCTAG
- the rapgef1b gene encoding rap guanine nucleotide exchange factor 1b isoform X5: MSGKIESKQDSQRSHLSSFTMKLMDKFHSPKIKRTPSKKGKQLQPEPAVKSTEKPVNKKVSRLEEQEKEVVSALRYFKTIVDKMVVEKKVLEMLPGSASKVLEAILPLVQVEARIQHSSALSSCHNRVYQSLANLIRWSDQVMLDGIDLEDKENVVAVTSVIKAVLDGVKELVKLTIEKQEQPSPTTPNKPAPSATAAESSASSEMPLIDREQEISNKAAPAATPAEAASDIPDEDVAPPKPPLPEAKMAELSPPPALPPKKRQSAPSPTRVAVVAPMSRGSSLPCSVHRQQQDYEQEFLQRRFSGGSQSYGGDSPRLSPCSSMGKLSKSDEQLSSLEQDSGQCSRNTSCETLDNTENYDPDYDFLHQDLSVGDNLPPAPVGGCLSPLPESHSESSSPVPGQHPSHPRFSAPPPQQVPEYWSPQPNQMNPLHSSRISAPPALPQKKRRSTQVSPFPDGSSGSRVLYERYPSQYDNLSEEELHPTPPFPLFTPISPMPQTNGGVFVAQYMASENADVPASPPPLPEKKSKHILQYMQFVEDYSEPQPSVFYQTPQSESIYEQRNKRFQEVYGFNDSFSSTDSVHEPLLPPALPPKQRQLASHSSSPSSSSSSSLSCHLQPSVAAMEEAGSGLGLSMSVSNSYLIGQASLTTPTSLDQVALTNATILDGSGGGPNGSLAGSLGSVAVCLPSESSLTDSLHTSASESANDEGGEGEYVNLYSSSQANGELPLSLRETITADDVLQDPAPQMPSSNSKEALDKERRQKSTESAGSDEEEVDELSLIDHKEIMSRITLKQENDDGPDVRAGSGDILLVHATETDRKDLVLYCEAFLTTYRTFITPEDLIKKLHYRYTRFCHSPDTFKKRVSKNTFFVLVRVVDELCLVELTEDILKQLMDLVFRLVCNGELSLARVLRKNILDKVEQKKLLRYTNSLKPLAARGVSARPGTLHDFRSHEIADQLTLLDAELFYKIEIPEVLLWAKEQNEEKSPNLTQFTEHFNNMSYWVRSLIIQQEKAQDREKLLLKFIKIMKHLRKLNNFNSYLAILSALDSAPIRRLEWQKQTSEGLEEYCTLIDSSSSFRAYRAALAEVEPPCIPYLGLILQDLTFVHLGNPDLIDGKVNFSKRWQQFNILDSMRRFQQVHYELKRNDDIVSFFNDFSDHLAEEALWELSLKIKPRNITRRKTDREEKT; this comes from the exons ACTCGCAACGGTCCCATCTGTCCTCCTTCACCATGAAGCTGATGGACAAGTTCCACTCTCCCAAGATCAAGAGGACTCCGTCCAAGAAGGGCAAGCAACTGCAGCCCGAGCCAGCAGTCAAGAGCACCGAGAAACCTGTcaacaag AAGGTGAGTCggctggaggagcaggagaaggaggtggtCAGCGCCCTGCGTTACTTCAAGACAATCGTGGACAAAATGGTGGTGGAGAAGAAGGTGCTGGAGATGCTGCCAGGCTCGGCCAGCAAGGTACTGGAAGCCATCCTGCCTCTGGTTCAGGTCGAGGCCAGGATACAGCACAG CTCGGCGCTGTCTTCCTGCCATAACCGTGTGTACCAGAGTCTGGCCAACCTTATCCGCTGGTCAGACCAGGTGATGCTGGATGGCATTGACTTGGAGGACAAGGAAAACGTGGTGGCCGTCACCAGTGTCATCAAAGCAGTGCTGGACGGAGTAAAG GAATTGGTGAAACTGACCATAGAGAAACAGGAGCAGCCATCACCGACCACCCCTAACAAACCAGCACCATCTGCTACCGCGGCGGAGAG CAGTGCGTCATCAGAGATGCCCTTGATAGATCGGGAGCAGGAGATCTCGAATAAGGCGGCTCCCGCAGCGACGCCTGCAGAGGCTGCCTCTGACATACCAGATGAGGACGTCGCCCCTCCCAAACCTCCCCTTCCTGAGGCCAAGATGGCGGAGCTCAG TCCTCCACCAGCCCTGCCCCCGAAGAAGCGCCAGTCCGCCCCTTCACCCACCCGGGTGGCAGTGGTCGCCCCTATGAGCCGCGGCTCCAGCTTGCCCTGCAGTGTACACAGACAG CAGCAGGACTATGAGCAGGAGTTCCTTCAGAGGCGTTTCTCCGGGGGGAGCCAGTCATATGGGGGTGACTCCCCGCGCCTCTCCCCATGCAGCAGCATGGGGAAGCTCAGCAAGTCTGATGAACAGCTCTCTTCCCTGGAGCAGGACAGCGGCCAGTGCTCTCGCAACACCAGCTGTGAGACTCTTG ACAACACAGAGAACTACGACCCAGATTACGACTTCCTCCACCAGGACTTGTCAGTGGGGGACAACCTGCCCCCCGCCCCAGTGGGAGGGTGCCTGAGCCCCCTGCCTGAGTCTCACAGCGAGTCCTCTTCCCCTGTCCCCGGACAGCATCCCTCACATCCCCGCTTCAGTGCTCCTCCACCCCAGCAGGTCCCAGAATACTGGAGCCCCCAGCCCAATCAAATGAACCCCTTACACTCATCCCGTATTAGCGCACCTCCTGCCCTGCCCCAGAAGAAGCGGCGCAGCACCCAGGTCTCGCCCTTCCCTGACGGGAGCAGCGGGTCGCGGGTGCTGTACGAGCGTTACCCCTCCCAATACGACAACTtgtcagaggaggagctgcaccCTACGcctcccttccccctcttcACGCCCATCTCGCCCATGCCCCAGACCAACGGGGGCGTGTTTGTTGCCCAGTACATGGCCAGCGAGAATGCAGATGTCCCCGCCAGCCCACCGCCACTGCCAGAAAAGAAGAGCAAACACA tcctccagtaCATGCAGTTTGTGGAAGACTACTCCGAGCCGCAGCCCTCCGTCTTCTACCAGACGCCACAGAGCGAGAGCATCTACGAGCAGCGCAACAAGCGCTTCCAGGAGGTCTACGGCTTCAACGACTCCTTCAGCAGCACTGACTCGGTCCATGAGCCGCTGCTGCCCCCGGCCTTGCCCCCCAAACAACGGCAGCTG gcctcccactcttcctccccctcttcctcctcctcttcttctctctcctgccacCTCCAGCCGTCTGTAGCGGCCATGGAGGAGGCGGGCTCTGGGCTGGGCCTCAGCATGTCCGTCTCTAACTCCTACCTGATTGGCCAGGCATCTTTGACCACACCCACG AGCTTGGACCAGGTTGCCTTGACCAATGCCACCATTCTGGATGGCAGCGGGGGCGGGCCCAACGGTTCCCTGGCCGGCTCACTGGGCTCTGTGGctgtctgtcttccctctgAGTCTTCTCTCACTGACTCTCTCCACACCTCAGCG AGCGAGAGCGCGAATGACGAGGGCGGGGAGGGGGAGTACGTGAACCTGTACTCATCCAGCCAGGCCAATGGGgagctgcctctctccctcaga GAGACAATCACGGCTGACGATGTACTTCAAGACCCCGCCCCTCAGATGCCCTCCTCCAATAGCAAAGAGGCTCTGGACAAGGAAAG GAGGCAGAAGTCAACAGAGTCGGCTGGGAGTGAcgaggaggaggtggacgaGCTCTCCCTCATAGACCACAAGGAGATCATGAGCAGAATAACACTAAAACAAGAA aaTGACGATGGCCCTGACGTTCGTGCTGGATCAGGAGATATTCTGTTAGTCCACGCCACAGAAACAGACCGCAAAG ATCTTGTTTTGTACTGTGAAGCCTTTCTCACTACATATAGGACATTTATAACCCCCGAGGACCTCATTAAGAAGCTACACTACAG ATATACTAGGTTCTGCCACAGTCCGGATACCTTCAAAAAGCGAGTCAGCAAAAACACATTCTTTGTGCTGGTTCGTGTGGTGGATGAGCTGTG cctggTGGAGTTGACAGAAGACATCCTGAAACAGCTGATGGACCTGGTCTTCAGGCTGGTGTGTAACGGCGAGCTCAGCCTGGCCCGCGTTCTCCGCAAGAACATCCTGGACAAGGTGGAGCAGAAGAAGCTGCTGCGCTACACCAACTCCCTGAAGCCACTCGCTGCCCGTGGCGTCTCTGCCAG GCCTGGAACTCTCCACGACTTCCGCAGTCATGAGATCGCCGATCAGCTCACTCTTCTTGATGCCGAACTCTTCTACAAAATCGAG ATTCCTGAGGTGCTGCTTTGGGCCAAGGAGCAGAATGAGGAGAAGAGTCCCAACCTGACTCAGTTCACAGAGCACTTTAACAATATGAGCTATTG GGTGCGCTCTTTGATAATTCAACAGGAGAAAGCCCAGGACCGAGAGAAGCTGCTTCTCAAGTTCATCAAGATCATGAAG CACTTAAGAAAGTTGAATAACTTCAACTCCTACTTGGCAATACTGTCCGCCTTGGACTCGGCCCCCATCCGGAGACTGGAGTGGCAGAAACAGACCTCAGAG GGATTGGAGGAATATTGCACATTGATTGACAGCTCCTCGTCCTTCAGAGCATACAGAGCTGCTCTGGCTGAGGTGGAGCCTCCATGCATCCCATACCT GGGTCTCATTCTCCAGGACCTGACCTTTGTCCACCTGGGGAACCCTGACCTCATTGACGGGAAGGTCAATTTCTCCAAACGTTGGCAGCAGTTCAACATTCTGGACAGCATGCGGCGCTTCCAGCAAGT GCATTATGAGCTGAAGCGCAACGACGACATTGTGTCCTTCTTCAACGACTTCAGTGACCACCTGGCGGAGGAGGCCCTGTGGGAGCTCTCCCTGAAGATCAAACCCAGGAACATCACCAGGCGCAAGACGGACCGCGAGGAGAAGACCTAG